One Phoenix dactylifera cultivar Barhee BC4 chromosome 8, palm_55x_up_171113_PBpolish2nd_filt_p, whole genome shotgun sequence genomic window carries:
- the LOC113462986 gene encoding mitochondrial import receptor subunit TOM7-1-like: protein MASRVSSKGKGKAGRGPDDGSTARCVKDWSTWAMKKAKVVAHYGFIPLIIVIGMNSEPKPHLSQLVSPV, encoded by the coding sequence ATGGCTTCTAGGGTTTCGTCCAAGGGAAAGGGGAAGGCCGGGAGGGGCCCCGACGATGGATCGACGGCGCGATGCGTCAAGGATTGGAGCACCTGGGCGATGAAGAAGGCCAAGGTCGTTGCCCACTACGGCTTCATCCCCCTCATCATCGTTATTGGCATGAACTCTGAACCCAAACCCCATCTCTCTCAGCTCGTCAGCCCCGTCTGA
- the LOC103710898 gene encoding probable chlorophyll(ide) b reductase NYC1, chloroplastic isoform X1, translated as MATGVAKLQLSAHPFNHLGSRDLSRSDHRLRLRSDSHRNPATFDGVSFLGPLLCRRRGIPPLSCRSFRSENGGESSSERDGKGKVVPEERASLCSKREGALYSLKSLLVRVSGGRAGPGGQYRKAVEKAEAIFFSFVTQIGRYLVTMMSTGVILAIGFQLSGGDSQMNTLIWYCWLGGIITGTMIGANMVLEEHCKAGPRNIVITGSTRGLGKALAREFLLSGDRVVVASRSPESVYKTVEELKENLKEGMSIARSRGRTNLSHATVVGIACDVCKPEDVRKLANFAVDELGSVDIWINNAGTNKGFRPLLQFTDEDIVQIVSTNLVGSILCTREAMRVMGSQEKGGHIFNLDGAGSGGSSTPLTAVYGSTKCGLRQLQSSLLNECKRSKVGVHTASPGMVLTDLLLSGSTLRNKQMFNIICELPETVARTLVPRMRVVKGSGKAINYLTPPRILLALVTAWLRRGRWFDDQGRALYAAEADRLRNWAQSRTRFSFTDAMEMYAENTWLSVFSLSVVCAFIILSTSSGTFPGT; from the exons ATGGCCACCGGCGTCGCCAAGCTCCAGCTCTCTGCCCATCCCTTCAACCATCTCGGCTCCAGAGATCTCTCCAGGTCCGACCATAGACTGCGGCTCCGATCGGATTCGCACCGGAACCCGGCGACGTTCGACGGTGTATCGTTCTTGGGGCCTTTGCTGTGCCGCCGGCGCGGGATTCCGCCGCTTTCCTGCAGATCTTTTCGGTCGGAGAACGGAGGGGAGTCCTCCTCCGAGCGCGATGGAAAGGGGAAGGTGGTTCCGGAAGAGAGGGCATCCCTGTGTTCGAAGCGGGAGGGAGCTCTTTACTCTCTGAAATCTTTGCTTGTTAGGGTTTCGGGGGGGCGTGCGGGACCCGGAGGGCAGTACAGGAAGGCTGTAGAGAAGGCGGAAGCGATCTTTTTTTCG TTTGTCACACAGATTGGAAGATATCTTGTTACAATGATGAGTACTGGTGTTATACTTGCAATTGGGTTTCAGTTATCAG GGGGAGACAGTCAGATGAATACATTGATTTGGTATTGCTGGCTTGGTGGAATCATTACGGGAACGATGATAGGGGCAAACATGGTTTTAGAAGAACATTGCAAAGCTGGACCACGCAATATTGTCATAACTGGAAG CACAAGGGGTTTAGGCAAAGCACTTGCTCGTGAATTTCTTCTTTCTGGAGATCGAGTTGTTGTTGCTTCCCGCAG CCCTGAGTCGGTATATAAGACTGTGGAAGAATTGAAAGAAAACCTAAAGGAGGGTATGTCAATTGCTAGAAGTAGAGGGAGGACAAATTTATCTCATGCTACGGTTGTTGGAATTGCTTGTGATGTCTGCAAGCCTGAAGATGTCAGGAAGTTGGCAAACTTTGCTGTAGATGAACTCGGTTCAGTAGACATCTGG ATAAACAATGCTGGCACAAACAAAGGTTTTAGGCCATTGCTACAGTTCACAGATGAAGATATTGTACAG ATTGTCTCCACAAACTTGGTTGGTTCTATACTCTGCACAAGAGAAGCTATGCGTGTCATGGGATCCCAGGAAAAGGGGGGTCACATATTCAACCTGGATGGGGCAGGTTCTGGTGGATCAAGCACACCATTGACAGCTGT CTATGGCTCAACAAAGTGCGGCCTTAGGCAGCTTCAATCATCACTTCTAAATGAGTGCAAGCGGTCTAAGGTTGGAGTCCACACGGCATCTCCAGGCATGGTTCTTACAGATTTGCTTTTAAG TGGCTCAACTTTGAGAAACAAACAAATGTTTAACATAATCTGCGAGCTTCCAGAAACAGTGGCAAGAACATTGGTTCCAAGGATGCGAGTTGTAAAGGGAAGTGGAAAGGCAATCAATTACCTGACACCACCTCGTATCTTGCTGGCATTGGTCACTGCATGGCTTCGTCGAGGTCGATGGTTTGATGATCAA GGAAGAGCACTTTATGCTGCAGAGGCTGATAGACTTCGCAACTGGGCTCAAAGCCGCACTCGCTTCTCTTTCACGGATGCCATGGAGATGTATGCAGAGAACACCTGGCTCTCTGTTTTCTCACTCTCAGTTGTCTGCGCCTTCATAATATTGTCCACTTCAAGTGGTACCTTTCCAGGTACATGA
- the LOC103710898 gene encoding probable chlorophyll(ide) b reductase NYC1, chloroplastic isoform X2: MNTLIWYCWLGGIITGTMIGANMVLEEHCKAGPRNIVITGSTRGLGKALAREFLLSGDRVVVASRSPESVYKTVEELKENLKEGMSIARSRGRTNLSHATVVGIACDVCKPEDVRKLANFAVDELGSVDIWINNAGTNKGFRPLLQFTDEDIVQIVSTNLVGSILCTREAMRVMGSQEKGGHIFNLDGAGSGGSSTPLTAVYGSTKCGLRQLQSSLLNECKRSKVGVHTASPGMVLTDLLLSGSTLRNKQMFNIICELPETVARTLVPRMRVVKGSGKAINYLTPPRILLALVTAWLRRGRWFDDQGRALYAAEADRLRNWAQSRTRFSFTDAMEMYAENTWLSVFSLSVVCAFIILSTSSGTFPGT; the protein is encoded by the exons ATGAATACATTGATTTGGTATTGCTGGCTTGGTGGAATCATTACGGGAACGATGATAGGGGCAAACATGGTTTTAGAAGAACATTGCAAAGCTGGACCACGCAATATTGTCATAACTGGAAG CACAAGGGGTTTAGGCAAAGCACTTGCTCGTGAATTTCTTCTTTCTGGAGATCGAGTTGTTGTTGCTTCCCGCAG CCCTGAGTCGGTATATAAGACTGTGGAAGAATTGAAAGAAAACCTAAAGGAGGGTATGTCAATTGCTAGAAGTAGAGGGAGGACAAATTTATCTCATGCTACGGTTGTTGGAATTGCTTGTGATGTCTGCAAGCCTGAAGATGTCAGGAAGTTGGCAAACTTTGCTGTAGATGAACTCGGTTCAGTAGACATCTGG ATAAACAATGCTGGCACAAACAAAGGTTTTAGGCCATTGCTACAGTTCACAGATGAAGATATTGTACAG ATTGTCTCCACAAACTTGGTTGGTTCTATACTCTGCACAAGAGAAGCTATGCGTGTCATGGGATCCCAGGAAAAGGGGGGTCACATATTCAACCTGGATGGGGCAGGTTCTGGTGGATCAAGCACACCATTGACAGCTGT CTATGGCTCAACAAAGTGCGGCCTTAGGCAGCTTCAATCATCACTTCTAAATGAGTGCAAGCGGTCTAAGGTTGGAGTCCACACGGCATCTCCAGGCATGGTTCTTACAGATTTGCTTTTAAG TGGCTCAACTTTGAGAAACAAACAAATGTTTAACATAATCTGCGAGCTTCCAGAAACAGTGGCAAGAACATTGGTTCCAAGGATGCGAGTTGTAAAGGGAAGTGGAAAGGCAATCAATTACCTGACACCACCTCGTATCTTGCTGGCATTGGTCACTGCATGGCTTCGTCGAGGTCGATGGTTTGATGATCAA GGAAGAGCACTTTATGCTGCAGAGGCTGATAGACTTCGCAACTGGGCTCAAAGCCGCACTCGCTTCTCTTTCACGGATGCCATGGAGATGTATGCAGAGAACACCTGGCTCTCTGTTTTCTCACTCTCAGTTGTCTGCGCCTTCATAATATTGTCCACTTCAAGTGGTACCTTTCCAGGTACATGA